Sequence from the Feifania hominis genome:
AGCGCCATCTCCCCGGACGGCATCATCGACTACTTCGACGACTTTGCCAGAAAGTCGGAGTATCTCTATGTGGTCGACGATCAGTACGGTCTGTCGGGGATTCTGCTCGGGCTGATCAACGAGCACGCCCTGCGCGCCGGTCTCTCGACCGAGGTCTACTACTGCTCGATGGACCCGCTGTGCAAAATCGAGCACCTGTATCTGCGCGAGCTGCACATCGGCTTTCTCACCAGCAACCCCTACCACCCCTACTCAGGCGACTATTTCAGAAAGGTCAACATGCTGCGCTTTCTCGACCGCGACCAGCTCGCCGCCCACAAGACGCGCATCCACTTCAACAAAAAGGCGGCTCTCGCACTGCTGGAGGAGGCCATCGGCACCCTGTCCAACGCAAGGGCGCACCACCGGACCCTCGAGGAGCTCTACCGCGGCTGTGTGGACTTCGGCGAACTCGATCGGCTCACACAGACCCATCTGCGCGATCTCCTCTGAATATAGCAAAACCGTTTGCCCCGGCAAACGGTTTTTTGCATTCTATTTCTTCTCAAAGAGCTCCTCAGCATACCGAACCGAGCTCATGGCATCTCTTCCGTAAAAGTCGGCGCCGATCTGCCCGGCATAGTCGGCGGTTAAAACTGCGCCGCCAACCATGACGCGGACTCCCGGCGCGCGCTCGCGCAGAAGATGGATCGTCTGAGCCATGCTCTCAACGGTTGTAGTCATCAGCGCCGAGAGGCCGACGAGCCTCACACCGTTTTCGAGAGCGGCGTCCACCACACGCTCCGGCGCCACATCCCGGCCGAGGTCAATGACCTGAAAGCCGTAGTTTTCCAGCAGCACCTTGACGATGTTTTTACCGATGTCATGGATGTCGCCCTTGACCGTGGCAAGAACAATCTTCTCCCCGGCCGGCTGCTTCTCACCGCTCGCCGCAAGGCTTGCCTTGAGCGCCTCAAAGGCCTCCCGGGCGGCATCCGCACTCATGAGCAGCTGCGGCAGAAAGACCGTCTTGTTCTCAAAGCCTCGGCCGACCTCGTCGAGCGCGGGCACAAGCTCCTGTGAAATGATAGCAAGCGGCTCCTGTCCCTGTGAGAGCAGTTCGCCCGCCGCCGCGCGGGAGCGCTCGCGCAGGCCGCGCAAAATCGCATCGCGCAGCGAGCAGTCGCCGGCCGCCGCTCTTGTCTCGGGTACGACGCCCGAGTACCGCCCGATGTAATCGGCACATTTTTCGTCATAGCCCCAAAGCGCGCGAAAGGCGTGGTAGGCGTTCATCATCGCCTCGGCATTGGGGTTCAAAATAGCGGCGCCAAGCCCCCGCTCGAGGGCCATCGTATAGAACGCGGCATTTACAAACTCGCGGCAGGGCAGCCCGAACGACACATTGGAAACCCCGAGAACGGTCTTAACTCCGAGTTCGCGCCGGACAAGCTCGAGCGCGTCGAGCGTCACTCTCGCGGCGTCGGGAATGGAGCTGATCGTCATGGTCAGCGTGTCAATCATAATATCCTTTTTGTCAATGCCGTACTGCCGCGCAGTGTCGACAATCTTTTTCGCCACGGCGAGGCGCCCCTCGGCTGTCTCGGGAATGCCCGCCTCGTCGAGCGTCAGGCCGACCACAACCCCGCCGTACTTCGCGACAAGCGGAAAAACGGCCTCCATCGACTCCCGCTTGCCGTTGACCGAGTTGACGAGCGCCTTGCCGTTGTAGACGCGCAGCGCCGCCTCCATCACAGCGCTCGACGCCGTGTCAATCTGCAGCGGCGCGTCGACGACGCCCTGGAGCTCCGTCACGACGCGCACCATCGCCTGCCTCTCGTCAATACCCGGCAGGCCGACGTTCACATCAAGCACCTGCGCGCCCGCCTGCTGCTGCGAAATCCCGGCCGTGAGGATGTACTCCAGATCGCCTTCCCTGAGCGCCTGCTTCAGGCGGGGCTTGCCGGTAGGATTGATTCGCTCACCGATCACAATGGGCCCGTTGTCAAAACTGACGCTGCGTCCGTAGGAGGAGATGACGGTCTCATTTTTTGCTGTAAAGGGCTTTAACTTGATACCAGAGCATCTCTGTGCAACTGCGCGGATATGCTCCGGCGTCGTGCCGCAGCAGCCGCCGATGAAAGCAGCGCCCAGCTCGGCGAGCTCCTCCATGGTGGCGGCAAACTCCTCCGGTCCGACCTCGAAACAGGTTTTTCCCTCGCGGATGACCGGCATGCCCGCGTTGGGGTTGACAATCACCGGTACGCTCGCGCGGGCAAGCAGCTCGGGAAGAAGCTTCGTCATCTGCACGGGGCCGAGCCCGCAGTTCATGCCGAGCGCAGCGACGCCCAGCCCCTCCAGCATGGCGACCACACCGGCCGCGTCGCCGCCGGTGAGGAGCTTTCCGCTCTCATCGAAAATCACCGTCGCCGTCACCGGCAGCTGCGTGCACTCTTTTGCCGCGAGAACGGCTGCCTTTAGCTCGAGCGTGTCGCTCATCGTCTCAATGTGGATGAAGTCGGCCCCGGCGCGCTCACCGGCGCGCGCCATCTCCCCAAAGAGTTCGACCGCCCGCTCAAATTCCAGGTCGCCAAGGGGCTTTAAAAGCTTTCCCGTCGGCCCGATGTCAAAGGCGATCAGGCGGTCGGGCTGTCCATACCGTTCGATGGCCCGCTTCGCAGCGGCCACGGCAGCCGATGCGACCTGATCCACCGCAAGGCCGCACAGCTCCATTTTCAGCGCATTTGCGCCAAAGGTATTGGTCGTTATGATGTCGCAGCCCGCCTGCAGATAGGCAAGGTGGATTTGCTCAACCACCTCCGGGCGCTCCAGATTCCAGCTCTCGGGCAGCGCACCCGCAGGCAGGCCTGCCGCCTGGAGCATGGTTCCCATGCCGCCGTCAAAGATCAGCGGCCGCGACTTGAGCAGAGAGATCGGATTCATCTGTCGTTCCCCTTTCTGTATGGGCAGTCGACCGCCGGGCAGCTTTCGCATTTGTCCGCCGCGGCCTCCGCTTTGCCCTGCGTCACGCCGATGATCGCCGTCACCGACTTCGTCGGCGCGAGCATACAGCTCTCTGTCGCAGTGAGCCCCATGCGTTTCGGCGCGTCCAGCAGCTGTAGAATATCGCGTTGGTACGTCAGAGAGAAGTCGGCATAGCCCGGGCTGAAACGGGGCTTGAAGTGCCTTCCCTGTACAAGGTAGTTCTCCAGCAGCTGTGCCTGCCGCTCGTCGCAGTAGCTCTCGATCATCGACGCGGCGCAGGCCTGAAGAACCACCGCCCGGCCCATATCGGCCACGCTTGCACGCTGAATCAGCCGATCGACGCCCGCTCCCAGCGTCGCCGCGAACAGAATGATCTCGTCGCAGCCCGCCAGATGGCGGATGAGGCCGCGGCTCTGTACCATCATCCCAAGAAAGCACACGGTATCCTCTTCGGGAAATACCGCAAGCGGGGCCTCGCGCGTGAGCAGGCGGGGCGTCGCCTCCTGTTCGAGCTCGGCACAGGCGTCGTCAATCAGCCGGTCAAGCTGCTCTCCGGGCTCGGCACCGCGCACGCCCAGATAGCGCAGTATCTCATCACGGTTTCGTTTCACAGCTGTTCCCTGACAGATGCGGGCAGTCCGTCAATCTCCCGGAGAATGTGGGACAGATTGTCAAAGATGGCCCGCGCGACATCCGGCTTGTTCATGGTGTACAGATGGATTCCCTTGACGCCGTTTGCGATCAGGTCGATGATCTGCTCGGTCGCGTAGGCGATGCCCGCCTGCTTCATCGCGGCCGGTTTGTCGCCGAAGCGGTCAATGATGGAGCGAAAACGCGGCGGCAGCGAAGTTCCCGAGAGCGCGCAGATGCGCTTGATCTGTTTGGCATTGGTCACCGGCATGACCCCCGCCAGTACCGGCACATCGATGTTTTTTGCAAGCGCCCGGTAGAGAAAGCTGTAGAGCACGCTGTTGTCAAAGAACACCTGCGTCGTCAGAAAGTCGCACCCGCAGTCAACTTTCTGCTTGAGATGGACAAGATCCTCCTCCTTGCTGGGGCATTCGATATGCCCCTCCGGATAGCAGGCGGCGCCGATGCAGAAGTCACCCGCAGAGCGGATCTCCCGCACCAGCTCGTAGGCGTACTCGTAGTGGTTGCCCACCGGCGCGCCGTCCGTCGGCCGGTCGCCGCGCAGTGCAAGGATATTCTCAATTTCCCTCTCGCGCAGCTCCTGCAAAATAGCGGCGATCTCCTCGCGGGTTGAGGACAGGCAGCTCAAATGTGCAAGCGCGGTCACGCCTGTCCACCTCTCGATATGAGAGGCGATCTTAACGGTATTTCTCGACGTTCCGCCCCCCGCGCCGTAGGTCACGCTGATAAAGTCCGGGCCAATCGCCGCAATCTCCTCGGCGGCATGCTGAACACCGGCAAAGTCCGCATCCTTTTTCGGGGGGAATATCTCGCAGGAGGCGGTCAGTGGTCTGCTGTTTAAAATCTCGCTGATTTTCATTGCTTCACTTCATTTCTCTCGCGGTAATTTTGTTGTTCATTATACGGCCGCCCTGGCTTTTCTGTCAAGAAAACCGCATGGAAAAAGGACCGCGTCAGCCGACGCAGTCCTTTTTGTCAATGGTAAAATAGAAGCGTACACCCGCATCGGTATTCTCGACGCCGTAGTCGCCGCCATGTGTCTCCATGATTGCCCTGACAATGGACAGACCGATTCCCGTGCCGCCATCGGCGCGGTTTCTCGATTTGTCAATCTTGTAAAATTTCTCCCAGATCTTCGTCAGCTCCTCCGGCGCGATCTGCTCACCTTCATTTTCCACCGACACTCTCACACGCGCACCCTCGTCGGCACAGACAATTCGGATCACACCGCCGCGCGGTGTGTGGGCGATGGCGTTTGTCAGATAGTTTATGAGCACGCGCTCCATCATGTCGTAGTCTGCGAAGCAGAGTATGTCGCCGGCGGCAATCAACACAGTCAGGTTCTTCTCGTCGGCGAGCAGCCTGGTCTTCTGCACCACCTCCTCGACAAAGGGCGTCAGCTCAAAGTCACAGAGCTCGGGCTGAATGTTTCCGCACTCGATTCTGGACAGGGAGAGCAGCTGCATCACCAGCCGGTTCATACGGGCAGCCTCGTCCATGATGATATCACAGTAGTAGTTTTTGTCCTCTTCGCTGGAGTTGATGTTGACTTTGAGGCCCTCGGCATAGCCCTGAACCAGCGCAATGGGAGTCTTGAGCTCGTGGGAGACATTGATGATAAACTCGCGGCGCATCTCGTCGATACGGCGCTCCTTTTCCACTTCTTCGCTGAGCTTTTCATTGGTCTGGCGCAGCTCTCCGATGGCCTGCTGCAGATGCTCCGAGAGCAGGTTGATGCTCTCGCCGAGCTGACCGATCTCGTCGCGGCTTCTCACCTCATACTTTTTGGTGAAGTCGAACGCCGCCATGGAGTTGGCAACGCCCGTAATTTCAATGAGCGGCTTTGAGAATTGGCGCGAGATGAAAAACGCCACAACGATGCACACCACGAGTGTCACAAGACTCGTCAGCAGCAGAAAGACAGTCGTAAAGGCGGAGTTCTCCTCCAGATAGGCAACCGGGATGCGCACCACCATGCGGTCGCCGTTTTCCAGGTTGCCGATGATGCTGATGAACTCATTGTTTTTGATTGTGTCCTGCATCTTGCCGAATGTGTAGCCTTTCTGCTCGAGCTCCGTCTCGTCGTAATCGAAACGGTCACCGCGGTTCGGCATCATCCGAAGAAAGTCGTGAAACACCTCCGGCGCATCGGGAGGCGGCGCAGCGGTCGTATCCTTGCCCTTTCCGGTTGTAAAAATGCTGTTGTAAACCGGCTCCCATCCGTCCTCCACCGGGCGGTCAATGGTCATTCGTACGCCGTAGTGGTTTTCCATCTCCGAGAGCAGGTCGCTGATCTGCTCGACGTCGCCGGTATATGCATCGCGTACCTGCTCGTAGATGTCGATGAGTACATGCTGCTTTTGAAAGAGGTAATAGTCGTCGTAAAAGGCCAGGTTGAGCGCGCTCAAAAGCCCCACGAAGATCACTGCGATCACGCCGATGGCAAGAAAGAACTTATATTTGATGGACCACTTCGGCCGGCGGCATCCACTCATGAGCGCGCCTCCGGCTCAAAGCGGTAGCCATAACCGCGCACCGTCGTGATGAGCGTTCCATTGTCCTGCAGCTTTGCGCGCAGGTTTTTGACGTGGGTATCAACGGTGCGAAGATCGCCGAAGTAGTCGTACCCCCAGACGGAGGAGAGGATGTTCTCCCGCGAGATTGCAACATTGCGGTTGCTGCTCAGATAGAGCAGCAGCTCATACTCTTTCGGCGTGAGGGCAACGGGCCGCCCGGAGATGCGGACCTCCCGCTTGCTCTCGTCGATCTCGAGGTTGCCGTAGGCGCTCATGCGCGGCGGCGCCTGTTCAGCGCGGCGCTTCAATATGGCGCGGATTCGCGCGAGCAGCACCATGGGGCTGAAAGGCTTTCCGACGTAGTCGTCCGCCCCGAGCTCAAAGCCGAGCACCTCGTCGACCTCCTCGTTGCGCGCGGTGAGCATCACCACCGGCATGTCGTTTTTGAGGCCCCGAATGTAGCGCAACACGCTCCAGCCGTCGTAGTAGGGCATCATAATATCGAGAATGGTCAGGTCAATCTGACTGCCCTTTTTTTCGATGAGTTCCATGGCCTGTCTGCCATCCTCGGCCTGAAGAACCTCGTAACCGTCCTTTTTGAGAAAGTCCGAGACCAGTCGGCGGATACGCTCCTCGTCATCTGCGATCAAGATGGTTGCCATTGTCACTCCTCCTCCCCTTTCGCTGATACCGGGTGACCGATATTGTCACAGCAATTTTATCATGACTGCGACTCCACCGCAATCAGAATGCGGATTCTGCCGCCCTGTGACGGCAGTGTATCATAGTAGCCGTAGACGCGGTAGGCCTCAAGATCGCTGATCAGCGGCAGACTGGTCAGCAGATAGCCTGAACCCGATTTCTCCAGATAGACGACCGCTGTATCGGAGAGCGGATACTGTGTTCCATCCTCCGCAGTCAGCGTCGAACTTGTCAGTGCGGCGGCCCGAACGGATTTGAGCGATTTGATTGATGTGATGGTATTGCCGTCGCGCACAATCTTCGCAGGCCCCGTCGAGGCGTTGAACTTATATGTGGTGGTCGAATAGCTCTGAGTCTCGCCGCCAATGTTGAATGAATAGCTGCACTGGAAGCCTCCGCCCTCCCGATCCTGTTCACTGACGCTGAGCACGATGCCATAGGTGTGAAGATCGCCCGTCACGTCGCCGAGAATCAGGTCGGTTATCTCTCCCTGCGCATTTGTCTCGTAACTGAGCACCTGGCTCTGCGACAGCGTGACGCCGTCGAGGCGGCTGAGATAGGTCACACCGCACGTGGAGCCGTCCGTCTCCAGAATACGGATATCTTGCGCGAGCTCGTACGAACCGATGGTGAGCTCAGATGCATTGACCTTGCCGGAGAGCGTACGTCCGGAGAGGGTGCTGACCTGTGAACTCCCCTCGCCCGCTACAACTTTGACAAGACCGCCCGCCGTAAAGCTTCCGCTCGTGTAGGGATATTCGTAGCTGTTGCCGTCGGTCGCCGTCAGGCGTACCACCTTCTGCTGGTAGGAGTTGCCGAGCAAATCGGTGTAGTTGGTCACAGCGGTTTCCGTCACAACACCGATGACAGTGCTCGCGGCCGACGAGATATCCTGAATTCCCACAACCGTGCCGTCCATGCCGAGCAGCAGTGTGACAGCGTCCCCCGCGTGATAGCTGCCGAATTCAGACAGCGCAAAAGAGGCTTCGCTGGATTCGATGGAGTAGCTCTTGCCGCCGATGGTCACGGCAGTAGGACTTGATGCAGGGCTCACTTTCTCAACGATTCCGCTGACTCTGACATGGTAGGCCCAGACGGTCTTGAGATAGGGTGAGTAGTAGATCACGTCGCCCGCCACAATGTTCTCCGCCGAGCTCAGCGCGCCGTTGCGGTAGCAGACCGAGCCCTTGAGCGTACTCCACAGGGAGCTTGCGGTGAGTGACTGCTCCAACACGACGGGACCGGTCAGCGTCTCGCTCACAAGCGCCGTCAGATCGATGTCGCCGTTTGCCGCAGTCTGAAAGCCGAGGCTCGCCAGATAGGAGGAATTTCCACTCTTCGGCTTTGCCCGCAGCACATTGTAAAACAGGGTCACACAGTCGTTTCTCGTCATCACGCTTCCCCGGCTGGCCGTGACACCGACGTCAAGCCCGAGAGAGGATGCAAGCGCAAGCTGCGCCGACGGGTAGGAACCGGTGTAGTCCTCAGCACCATACCCCAGCAGCTTGAGCACCGTACTCACCGCCTCCTCATAGGTGATGGTGTTGTCCGGTCGGAATGTTCCATCGAGATAGCCTGTCATCCACTGGTTGGTCACGGCCGTCTTCACGTAACTTGCGGCCCAGTGAGTATAGGGCACGTCGGGAAACGGCGAACTATTCGCCGCAGCGCCGACGCTGTCGCGTCTGTTTGAGGCCATAACGGCCATTTTGGCGAACTGGGCGCGAGTGACACTGCCGCTCAGGTTTAGCTCCCCGTTTTCATCTCCGACGAGAATGCCGAGTGTTTTTACAGTCGAGAGTGCGATGTTCTCTGCCGCGCTCGACGGCAGCAGCAGAGAAAGCGAGACAGACAGCACAAGCAAAATCGAACACAGACGTTTCAAAATCAAATCCTCCTTTTTTCAGTCATGGCGCAGCGCGTCTATGGGGTTGAGTTTGGCCGCTTTGTTCGCCGGCAGAAAGCCAAAGGCGACGCCGATGGCGAGCGATACGCCGAAAGCAACGGCAACAGCATAGAAAGAGGGCTCGCTTCTCATATCAAACAGGCCCCCCGCGACATAGGACAGACCGATGCCGCACACAATGCCGAGAATGCCGCCGACCGAGCTTGTCGTTCCCGCCTCGATGACAAACTGACGCATGATGTCGCGCCGCTTGGCGCCAAGGGACTTTCTCACGCCGATCTCCCGCGTGCGCTCGGTGACCGATACCAGCATGATGTTCATAATGCCGATTCCTCCGACAAACAGCGAGATCGCAGCAATGGCAATGAGCACGCTGATGATCGTTCCGGTCAGCTCGTTGAGCTGCTCAATGGACTCGGCCTGCGTGGAGACACGGTAGGAGTCCTCGTCGCCATAAGCCTTGTAGAGAAGCTGTTCCACGGCGGTCTTCGCCTCACTCACATGGTCTTTTGAGCTGGCGCTGAAATAGTAGTTGCTGATGGTGGACATACGGGAGAGCTTTGTTGCGTTGCTGTAGGGAATGAAAATGGCATCGTCGTCACTGCTCTCCTCCGACCCGCTCTTCTCCTCGAGAACACCGATAACGGTGTAGTGGTTTCCGTTGATTTTGACCGTTTGGCCGAGTGGGTCGCCGCCAAAGTAGGTCTGCGCAACATAGGAGCCGATTACACAGACTTTCTGACGGCGCAGTATGTCGACATACTGCAAAAACCGGCCGTCCGAGACCGCGTAATTTCGTATCTGGCAGAAGTCCTCGCCGACTCCCGTGACGGACGTGGTCGACAGTGTCTCATTATCCACTTTCATTGTGGCGCTGACGCTGACCGTCGGCGTCACATAGGAGAGAAGCTGCTGATTTTCCTCGGTAAATGTGTATATCTCATCGACGCCGATGCTGCGAGTGGAACCCCGGCCAACCAGGTTGACTGTAATGAGATTCGTCCCCATGCTCTCAAAGGTGTCGGTCACATCCTGCGCCATTCCCTGGCCGAGACTTACAATGACAATGACAGATGCGACGCCGATGATGATGCCGAGCATGGTCAGAAAGGACCGCATCTTGCTTGTGCGTATGCTTCCAAGCGCCAGCAGGAAAGACTGCTTGAAATTCACGAGACATCCCTCCTGTTGCCGTCCGACGGGCCGTCGTAGACGATTTTTCCATCGTGAATGCGCACAATGCGCTTTGCCTCCTGGGCGATGGAGTTGTCGTGGGTGATGAGCACAATGGTGTTGCCCTCGGCGTTCAGCTCACGCATGAAGTCGAGAACCTCCCGCCCGGTTCTGGAGTCGAGCGCGCCTGTCGGCTCGTCGGCAAGAATCACCGATGGGTTGCCCGCAAGGGCCCTGGCAATGGAGACGCGCTGCTGCTGACCACCCGAGAGCTGTGAGGGAAAGTTTTTCATCTTGCTCTCGAGCCCAACACGATGAAGTGCCTGCCGCGCTCTCTCGGCGCGCTCATGCTCCCCCATGCCGCTGTAGAGCAGCGGCAGCTCGACATTCTGAAGAACGTTCAGCTTTGCAATCAAGTTGTACTGTTGAAAGACAAAACCGAGTTTTTTGTTTCGTATTTCCGCCAGCTCATCCTCCGACAGCGTGCTGACCTCCCGTCCGTCCAGAAGATAGGTGCCCTCCGTCGGCACATCGAGGCAGCCGATGATGTTCATACAAGTCGACTTGCCCGAACCGGACTGTCCGACGATCGCGACAAACTCTCCGTCGCGGATGGTCAGATTGATGCCGTCCACCGCATGCACTTCGGTGTCGCCCATGCGATAGATCTTTCTGATGTCGTGAAGCTCAATCATCAGAAGCCACCTCCCGGGCCGCCTCCGCCCGGCATGCCTCCGCCGCCGGACGGCATGCCTCCGCCGGATGGCATACCGCCGCCCATTCCACCCATACCGGTGGTACTGCTGTCGGTTTTGGAGTTGGTGGTCTCGACAACGGCAACTCCCACCGTGTCTCCCTCTTCCAATCCACTCTTGATTTCAATGTAGTCGTCGTCGTTGATACCGAGCTCCACGGTGGCGTAGTAGTAGCCGTCCGGCGCATCGTTTCCAGTATTTTTCCGGTCGCTGCCCTGCGCGCTGTCCTCCGACGCGGGCGCATCGCCTTTCACCAGAACCCTATTGCCCCGGGACACAGCGGAAACCGGCACGCTGAGAACATTTTCACTCGACTCGACGACAATCTCCGCCGTGACATTCATACCCGGCAGCAGATCCTGCGGATCGTCGATGACAACCGTGACCGGATAGGTGGTGACGCCGTTCTGCGTGGTTCCTCTGATGTTAATCTTATCGACCGTTCCGGAAAACTGCACGCCTGTGAGGGCATCGGCCGTAATGTTGACACTCTGCCCCACCTGGATGGAGCCGATGTCGAGCTCGTCGATTTTCATCTCAAACACAAGGCTAGACAGATCGTAGATGACCACCATTGCGGTGTTGCTCGACTCGACAGTGTCGCCCACCTTGAAGTTCTTCTCAATGACCGTTCCTGAGATGGGCGACGTGATGTTGTAGTTGTCCATCTGACTGATGGAGTTCTCAAGCGACAGCTCCGCATCACGAAGAGAGAGCTCGCTTGATTTGATCTGGGTGTCGATGCTGCTGCTCTCGAGGCGGACGATGGTCTCACCCGCGAGAACCCGGTCTCCCTCCTGTGCCAGAATGGCGGCCACCTCGCCAGAAGTCTTTGCCGTGACCGTTGTCTGAGACTTGTAGGCAAAAGTCCCTCCCGTGTTGCAGGCTGCGCCCGCAATGCTCACCGAGGCGCTCGTCGAGGTGGTCAGCGCCCCTGGATTTTCCACTTCCACTGTGACGTCCCTTGTCATCATGTAGCCATTGGAGACTGTAGCCACGGCGGAGATCTTCGTCACCGTTCCAGTGAGAGTTTCAAAGCTGTTGTCCACCGTCACTTCGGCGCTCTGGCCGACGTAGAACTGCTCGGCGTCAGCGCTGTTGAATGCCGCCGTAATTGTCATGGAGCTGCTGTCGATCAGATCGGCGATCTTGGCGCCTGTCTGCACGCTGTCGCCCACGCTGACATAGAGCTGCTGCACGATTCCCGACGTGTCGGAGCTCACGTTTAAATTCTCCCGGCTCTTGAGCGTCTCATCGTAGCTCATCTGACTCTTTTCCAGAGAGAGCTCCGACTTCTCAATGCTGTTTTCCACATCGGTTGTGTCGATTCGGTAGAGCAGGTCGCCCGCCTCGACCTCGTCGCCCTCCTCAAAGCCGCATTCGAGCACCTCGCCCTTGGCCAGAGACACGACCTCATACTGGTTGACCGGCTCCACCGTGCCCGTACCACTGAGCGTCACCGAAATGTCGCGCCGCTGTACCGTCACATCCTGATAGGAGATGTTCGCGCCGCCCTGTGCGGAAAAGAAGAAGTGGTTGACGGCAAAGGCGGCCGCCGTGAGAATCGCGGCTGCCGCGAGCAGCGTTTTGAGAGTCAAAAAACGCCGCTTTTTACGGGGCTTATCGGTTTTGTTGCCCGGATCGTTCGACGGCTTTGTAAACAGTTTCAATGGTGGCTCATTCCTCTCTGCATATATTCTTGGCGTCTATAGTCTAGGCAGGCTGTGTGAAGATTGCGTGTCGATCGGGTGAAACAATCCGAAAAGAAAGAGGACAGGGCTTTTGCCCTGTCCTCTTCGATTTTATGTTTTAGGGAATGAGGAATTTGCCGTTCTCGAAGATCAGCTTGTCGTCGAGGTAAATCTTGCTGTTGGTGCGAGTGTCCTTGATGATGTCCCAGTGGATGGCCGAGGTGTATTTGCGGTCATAGGGACGGCCCATGGCGATGTGGATGGTGCCGCCCATCTTCTCGTCGATGAGAATGTCCGTCGTGCACACATCGATGAACGGGTTGGTTCCAAAGGCAAACTCGCCGATCTTGGAGGCGCCCTCGTCGGTCGCGAGAACGGTCTTGACATAGTCGAGGTTGTCGTCCGCCTCAACCTTGACGAGCTTTCCGGTCTCAAAGGTCAGCTGCAGATTGTGGATGACGCGGCCGCCGAGTGTGGCCGGGAACTCAAAGAAGATGGTCCCGTCGACCGTGTCGGCATACGGGGAAACCTCGATCTCACCGTCCGGAATGTTGCCGGTGTTCTTGCTCGGGTGCCACTCGTTGCCCTTGACGCAGAACTTCAGATCGGTCTTGTTGCCGGTGATGCGAATCCATTCGCCTTTCTCAAGAACCTTGGCGATCTTCATCTCCTCTTCGTACTTCTTCGGCCAGTCGATGAAGCAGGCGTCAAAGAACATATCCATGATCTTCTCATAGTCGACGCCGGCCTGCTGGGCAAAGCGCTCGTTCGGCACGCGCACAAGCGCCCAGCGGGTCTTCTGCCAGCGCAGAGACGAGATGATCCCCATCGCCTTCTGATACTTGGCAATGTCGGCATTCGGAATGTCATAGCACTCATTGAGATTGAACGCCCCGCGCAGCGCGATGTAGCAGTCGGCCCACTCCATACCGTAGGCCTCGATCTCGGGCACCCAGCTCTTCTGCTCCTCATTGCCGTATTTGAGAACCTGGTGTTTGAGCGCCTCGCTCATGAACTGAATCTGCGGGAAGCCCCCCGCCTTGATGCAGTGCTTGTAGACTGCGAGCGCCAACGGGTAGGTCTCCACCTCGTACATGGCAATCATCAGCTTCTGGCCGGGTTTGATCTCCAAAGAATAATTGACCAGGGACTCGCCCAGGCGGTCCCATCTCTTGTCAGGCATCTGTTTTTCCTCACTTTCTGTTTGTTCACTTCTATTTTGGAGCCGATCAGATCAGGAATTTGCCCTTTTCATAGATCAGCTTACCATCGAGATAGACTTCGCCCACCCGGCGCAGATCCTTGATGATGTCCCAGTGGATGGCCGAGGTGTAAATCTCATCGTAGGGGCGGCCCATCGCGATGTGCATGGTGCCGCCGATCTTCTCGTCAAAGAGAATGTCGGTTGTAAAGACATCTACCTTGTCGTTGGTTCCAAAGGCGATCTCGCCAATACGGGAGGCGCCCT
This genomic interval carries:
- a CDS encoding aminopeptidase yields the protein MPDKRWDRLGESLVNYSLEIKPGQKLMIAMYEVETYPLALAVYKHCIKAGGFPQIQFMSEALKHQVLKYGNEEQKSWVPEIEAYGMEWADCYIALRGAFNLNECYDIPNADIAKYQKAMGIISSLRWQKTRWALVRVPNERFAQQAGVDYEKIMDMFFDACFIDWPKKYEEEMKIAKVLEKGEWIRITGNKTDLKFCVKGNEWHPSKNTGNIPDGEIEVSPYADTVDGTIFFEFPATLGGRVIHNLQLTFETGKLVKVEADDNLDYVKTVLATDEGASKIGEFAFGTNPFIDVCTTDILIDEKMGGTIHIAMGRPYDRKYTSAIHWDIIKDTRTNSKIYLDDKLIFENGKFLIP